One genomic window of Evansella cellulosilytica DSM 2522 includes the following:
- a CDS encoding XapX domain-containing protein, whose amino-acid sequence MQEILLALLAGLVVGFLFGWIKLPIPAPPALPGIMGIIGIYAGYKLYEWVGTTFFS is encoded by the coding sequence ATGCAAGAAATATTATTAGCACTATTAGCAGGATTAGTTGTTGGCTTTTTATTTGGCTGGATCAAGCTGCCGATACCTGCGCCACCAGCCTTACCAGGTATTATGGGTATTATTGGCATCTATGCAGGATACAAGCTATATGAATGGGTAGGAACGACATTTTTTTCTTAA